A genome region from Buchnera aphidicola (Chaetogeoica yunlongensis) includes the following:
- the hemW gene encoding radical SAM family heme chaperone HemW: protein MKKIILYDRTISPISLYIDIPWYIKKYKFTNIDLSKYNNKHEKKYIHHLLEDLKQETIIIPNRKINTIFIGGEIPNILNHNSIKYLLKHIKKITSVSKNTEITIECNIDKLNIKKMLNYKKSGINRFSIKINTFNNKHLRLLDKSYTSKKILNTINQTNIKKLKNVNLDITYGFPKQTLKEALLDLKMAIFLKPTHISWSEFSTEPQTKLYQNPPKLPNENIIYKIFKKGNSMLKKSGYQRYAISSYSKINYKCKHNINYWKFGDYIGIGCNAHGKVTHNNGNKIIRTIKQKNFKIFTKGNYIYKKKLYLKKNFH from the coding sequence ATGAAAAAAATTATTCTATACGATAGAACTATATCACCAATTAGTCTGTATATCGATATTCCATGGTATATAAAAAAATATAAATTTACTAATATAGACTTATCCAAATATAACAATAAACACGAAAAAAAATATATTCATCACCTGTTAGAAGATCTCAAACAAGAAACAATAATCATTCCAAATAGAAAAATTAACACTATTTTCATTGGAGGAGAAATACCTAATATACTTAATCACAATTCAATAAAATACTTGTTAAAACATATAAAAAAAATTACATCTGTTTCTAAAAATACAGAAATAACTATAGAATGCAATATTGATAAATTAAATATAAAAAAAATGTTAAATTATAAAAAATCCGGAATAAATAGATTTTCTATAAAAATAAATACATTTAATAATAAACACTTACGTTTATTAGATAAATCATACACTTCTAAAAAAATTTTAAACACTATTAATCAAACCAATATAAAAAAATTAAAAAATGTAAATCTAGATATCACATATGGATTTCCTAAACAAACATTAAAAGAAGCGTTATTAGACTTAAAAATGGCAATTTTTTTAAAACCAACACATATCTCTTGGAGTGAGTTTTCCACTGAACCACAAACCAAGTTATATCAAAACCCACCTAAATTACCCAATGAAAATATAATATACAAAATATTTAAAAAAGGAAATTCTATGCTGAAAAAATCAGGATATCAAAGATATGCAATATCATCATATTCGAAAATAAATTATAAATGTAAACATAATATAAATTATTGGAAATTTGGAGACTATATAGGAATAGGTTGTAATGCCCATGGAAAAGTCACACATAACAACGGAAACAAAATAATTAGGACTATTAAACAAAAAAACTTCAAAATTTTTACAAAAGGTAATTATATTTATAAAAAAAAATTGTATCTAAAAAAGAACTTCCACTAG
- the trmB gene encoding tRNA (guanosine(46)-N7)-methyltransferase TrmB yields the protein MIIHSVRSYVSRSRKRLTQNQSDFLDSVFPKYGINFNYSYLDFYSIFKNSNPLILEIGFGSGDSLIDMALKNPCINFIGIELYIHGIISCLRNIEKYNLKNIRIIFYNAMDVMLFMIPNNSLFEVQCFFPDPWPKKRHHKRRIVQNKLLKIVLKKLIFQGCLHIVTDVQDYAKSILNEIKNFTEYINLSKTGDFIVRPNSRIITRFENRGIILGNKIFDLKFRSEC from the coding sequence ATGATTATACATTCAGTTAGAAGTTATGTATCTAGAAGTAGAAAAAGATTAACACAAAATCAATCTGATTTTTTGGACTCGGTTTTTCCTAAATACGGAATAAACTTTAATTATTCATATTTGGATTTTTATTCTATTTTTAAAAATTCAAATCCATTAATATTAGAAATTGGTTTTGGTTCGGGTGATTCTTTGATTGATATGGCTTTAAAAAATCCCTGTATTAATTTTATAGGAATTGAATTATATATTCATGGTATTATATCATGTTTACGAAATATAGAAAAATACAATTTAAAAAATATAAGAATTATTTTTTATAATGCAATGGATGTGATGTTATTTATGATTCCAAATAATAGTTTATTTGAAGTTCAGTGTTTTTTTCCTGATCCTTGGCCAAAAAAACGTCATCATAAAAGAAGAATAGTTCAAAATAAATTATTAAAAATAGTATTAAAGAAATTGATATTTCAAGGATGTCTTCATATAGTTACAGATGTTCAAGATTATGCTAAAAGTATTTTGAATGAAATAAAAAATTTTACGGAATACATTAATTTATCTAAAACAGGTGATTTTATTGTTAGACCTAATTCTCGTATTATCACTAGATTTGAAAATAGAGGAATTATTTTAGGAAATAAAATTTTTGATTTAAAATTTAGATCAGAATGTTAA
- the mutY gene encoding A/G-specific adenine glycosylase, with protein sequence MTSLKFFQKILNWFHFHGRKNLPWQIKKNPYKVWISEIMLQQTQVNTVIPYYKNFIKLLPNTKILSETSLDTILNIWSGLGYYARAKNIYKTSKILKEKFCNKLPNNFNDIIKLPGIGKSTAGAILSFGFNLYSCILDGNIKRVLIRYYGININDKKLEKLLWKKIQSLTPIHNTAKFNQACMDVGSLICKKSNPKCNICPLYNTCESFKNKQLLTIYHKKKIISITTKKTWFLIVQYHTRIFLEKQNDSKIWKNLFCFPKFSCQNKVSLWIKKHDIKINQTLALKNFQHALSNLKLYIIPIWIKINHHSIISKNNKLWYDLEKPQNIGLPKPIIKILNKIYL encoded by the coding sequence ATGACGTCATTAAAATTTTTTCAAAAAATTTTAAATTGGTTTCATTTTCATGGCAGAAAAAATTTACCATGGCAAATAAAAAAAAATCCATATAAAGTATGGATTTCAGAAATTATGTTACAACAAACACAAGTAAATACTGTGATTCCATATTATAAAAACTTTATAAAATTATTACCAAATACCAAAATTTTATCAGAAACTTCTCTAGATACCATCCTAAATATTTGGAGTGGATTAGGATATTATGCAAGAGCTAAAAATATTTATAAAACATCAAAAATTCTTAAAGAAAAATTTTGTAACAAACTCCCCAATAACTTTAATGATATTATAAAACTTCCTGGCATTGGAAAATCAACAGCAGGAGCAATCCTATCGTTTGGATTTAATTTATACTCTTGTATATTAGATGGAAATATAAAAAGAGTTTTAATTCGATACTATGGTATAAATATAAACGACAAAAAATTAGAAAAGTTATTATGGAAAAAAATACAATCTCTAACTCCCATACACAACACAGCTAAATTTAATCAAGCATGTATGGATGTAGGATCTCTTATCTGTAAAAAATCCAACCCTAAATGCAATATCTGCCCATTATATAACACATGTGAATCTTTTAAAAATAAACAATTACTAACTATTTATCATAAAAAAAAAATTATCTCTATAACAACAAAAAAGACTTGGTTTTTAATAGTACAATACCACACACGTATTTTTTTAGAAAAACAAAATGATTCTAAAATATGGAAAAATCTATTTTGTTTTCCTAAATTTTCATGCCAAAATAAAGTTTCTCTATGGATAAAAAAACACGATATTAAAATAAATCAAACACTCGCACTAAAAAATTTTCAACATGCATTATCAAATCTGAAATTATATATTATTCCTATATGGATAAAAATCAATCATCATTCAATCATCTCAAAAAATAATAAACTGTGGTATGATCTCGAAAAACCACAAAATATTGGATTACCAAAACCTATCATAAAAATACTTAATAAAATATACCTATAA
- a CDS encoding oxidative damage protection protein — MKKKIFCSYFQKYKTKLEFPPYPGKLGKKIYHEISKKAWEKWILQQTIIINEKKLNMLNINDRQILETYMKNFLFKTK, encoded by the coding sequence ATGAAAAAAAAAATTTTTTGTTCGTATTTTCAAAAATACAAAACAAAATTAGAATTTCCACCTTATCCTGGAAAATTAGGAAAAAAAATTTACCATGAAATTTCTAAAAAAGCATGGGAAAAATGGATATTACAACAAACAATTATCATTAACGAAAAAAAATTAAATATGCTTAATATAAATGATCGACAAATACTAGAAACATATATGAAAAATTTTTTATTTAAAACAAAATAA
- the murI gene encoding glutamate racemase translates to MFKKNIHLKHKTQKKSYIVIFDSGFGGLSIYKTIKKKYPYINYIYIFDNKNFPYGEKQDQFILAQILKIITAIKKKIKIKMVILACNTVTITSLITLKNYFRFPIIGISPDFIKAINTTKNKVIGLLGTKITINHYHVKYFIKLLSPKYTIKPFYNNKLVKIAENKLITKSLSIKKLKTILQPLLLLPNIPDTIILGCTHFSFLKKEIKKIFFNKINIIDSNISIPKHISKTLMNNSNNFYNRNIAMFSQQIINSHTILTLLKKYDFKKFQKLIL, encoded by the coding sequence ATGTTTAAAAAAAATATTCATTTAAAACACAAAACACAAAAGAAAAGCTATATCGTTATATTTGATTCAGGATTTGGAGGATTGTCTATCTATAAAACTATAAAAAAAAAATATCCATATATCAATTATATTTACATTTTCGATAACAAAAATTTTCCATATGGCGAAAAACAAGATCAGTTTATTCTTGCACAAATTCTAAAAATAATCACAGCTATTAAAAAAAAAATTAAAATAAAAATGGTAATACTAGCATGCAATACAGTCACAATAACTAGTTTAATTACTCTAAAAAACTACTTTAGATTCCCAATCATTGGAATAAGTCCAGATTTCATAAAAGCTATAAATACTACTAAAAATAAAGTTATTGGATTATTAGGCACAAAGATAACTATTAATCACTACCATGTTAAATATTTTATAAAACTACTTTCTCCTAAATATACAATAAAACCATTTTACAATAATAAATTAGTAAAAATTGCAGAAAATAAACTAATTACAAAATCTCTCTCTATAAAAAAACTTAAAACAATTCTTCAACCATTACTACTTCTACCAAATATACCTGATACTATAATATTAGGATGTACGCACTTTTCTTTTCTAAAAAAAGAAATAAAAAAAATATTTTTTAATAAAATTAATATAATTGATTCTAATATATCTATTCCAAAACATATTTCAAAAACATTAATGAATAATTCTAATAATTTTTATAATCGTAACATAGCTATGTTTTCGCAACAAATAATAAATTCTCATACTATTCTAACACTATTAAAAAAGTATGATTTTAAAAAATTTCAAAAATTAATTTTATAA
- the sbcB gene encoding exodeoxyribonuclease I, with amino-acid sequence MKIKKEFSLTFLFYDYETFGKNPALDKPSQFSYLRVDKNFNIIDSIKSFFCSIPFDYLPDPESILVTGISPQYTKLYGLNEFEFARKIYREFIKKNTCIIGYNNIYFDDEFTRNIFYRNFLNSYEWSWKNGNSRWDILDLLRACYVLRPEGINWPINKNNVLSLKLSDISFSNNIIHNKNHDASSDVYATFQIAKLLKNKKSMLFDFFFKYRTKHSLLTLINFKKFKPIIYISRFFGMNRNYVSCIVPIFLHPLNSNILVSIDLLQDIKNLLMFFKKNLLLNCDYRTLFSIGVRFIYINRCPILVPMNVLRTIDRIRLNINCNLCYSNLYLLNKNIFIKHVLKKFLSAKVFINKSVNKHIDSKIYSSFFSNFDNELIKRIHVNFPTQQNLNCRRYDSRIDELFKFCLARNYPYLLSYSEKKNWIRHYLEIMNSAKIKCYINLILDLLEKYKNNSYNVNLLKYLLKYVKDINKKFLNSVFK; translated from the coding sequence ATGAAGATTAAAAAAGAATTTTCATTAACTTTTTTATTTTATGATTACGAAACATTTGGAAAAAATCCTGCATTAGATAAACCTTCTCAATTTTCATATCTTAGAGTTGATAAAAATTTTAATATTATTGATTCTATTAAGAGTTTTTTTTGTTCCATTCCTTTTGATTATTTACCAGACCCTGAATCTATTTTAGTTACTGGAATCTCTCCTCAGTACACTAAATTATATGGATTAAATGAATTTGAGTTTGCAAGAAAAATTTATAGAGAATTTATAAAAAAAAATACCTGTATTATTGGATATAATAATATTTATTTTGATGATGAATTTACTAGAAATATTTTTTATCGAAATTTTTTAAATTCTTATGAATGGAGTTGGAAAAATGGTAATTCTAGATGGGATATTTTAGATTTATTGCGTGCATGTTATGTATTACGGCCTGAAGGAATTAATTGGCCTATTAATAAAAATAATGTATTAAGTTTAAAATTATCTGATATATCTTTTTCTAATAATATTATTCATAATAAAAATCATGATGCATCTAGTGATGTATATGCAACTTTTCAAATAGCAAAATTATTAAAGAATAAAAAGTCAATGTTATTTGATTTTTTTTTTAAATATAGAACTAAACATTCATTGTTAACTTTAATTAATTTTAAAAAATTTAAACCTATAATATATATTTCTAGGTTTTTTGGAATGAATAGAAATTATGTTAGTTGTATAGTTCCTATTTTTTTACATCCTTTAAATTCCAATATATTAGTTAGTATAGATTTGTTGCAAGATATTAAAAATCTATTAATGTTTTTTAAAAAAAATTTATTATTAAATTGTGATTATAGAACACTTTTTTCTATTGGTGTTAGATTTATATATATTAATCGTTGTCCTATATTGGTTCCTATGAATGTTCTTCGAACAATAGATAGAATACGTTTAAATATAAATTGTAATTTATGTTATAGTAATTTGTATTTATTGAATAAAAATATTTTCATTAAACATGTATTAAAGAAATTTTTAAGTGCAAAAGTTTTTATAAATAAATCTGTTAATAAACATATAGATTCAAAAATATATAGTTCTTTTTTTAGCAACTTTGATAATGAATTAATCAAGAGAATTCATGTAAATTTTCCTACTCAACAGAATTTAAATTGTCGTAGATATGATAGTAGGATTGATGAATTATTTAAATTTTGTTTAGCAAGAAATTATCCGTATTTATTGTCTTACTCTGAAAAAAAAAATTGGATTCGTCATTATTTAGAAATAATGAATAGTGCTAAAATTAAATGTTATATAAATTTAATTTTAGATTTATTAGAAAAGTATAAAAATAATTCTTATAACGTAAATTTACTTAAATATTTGCTGAAATATGTTAAAGATATTAATAAAAAATTTTTGAATAGCGTATTTAAATAA
- the dut gene encoding dUTP diphosphatase translates to MKNIKIKILDNRIGSKYSFPNYATTESAGLDLRACTNSIIGLSPNKTVLISTGIAIHINNPSIAAVILPRSGLGHKKGIILGNLVGLIDSDYQGEIMVSLWNRSNNIFYINMGMRIAQMVFIPVFRPKFTVVSQFMIKSERSDKGFGHSGIE, encoded by the coding sequence ATGAAAAATATAAAAATAAAGATTTTAGATAATCGTATAGGTTCTAAATATTCTTTTCCGAATTATGCTACTACTGAATCTGCTGGTTTAGATTTGCGTGCATGTACGAATAGTATTATAGGTTTATCTCCGAATAAAACTGTATTAATATCTACTGGAATAGCTATTCATATTAATAATCCTTCTATTGCTGCAGTAATTTTACCTAGATCTGGATTAGGGCATAAAAAAGGTATAATTTTAGGTAATTTAGTAGGTTTGATCGATTCTGATTATCAAGGAGAAATTATGGTATCTTTATGGAATAGGAGTAATAATATTTTTTATATTAACATGGGTATGAGAATTGCACAGATGGTTTTTATTCCTGTTTTTCGTCCTAAGTTTACAGTAGTAAGTCAGTTTATGATAAAAAGTGAAAGATCGGATAAAGGTTTTGGTCATTCTGGTATTGAATAA